A DNA window from Siniperca chuatsi isolate FFG_IHB_CAS linkage group LG6, ASM2008510v1, whole genome shotgun sequence contains the following coding sequences:
- the si:ch73-63e15.2 gene encoding protein strawberry notch homolog 2 isoform X4 — protein sequence MDMYSVFPDMDFSSLNLPRNGDFPQDLSCIDDLSTNSLFSSPPDSLSEYADAQPFISPDKLDTVPTLWDVNTSTTTTPAQSQLELNGTGRFHGLASLDDITAIISTPPLGGFQAQRTQPPPEEEEDAEEEETEELGHVDTYAEYRPSKSTIGISHPDIVVETNTLSSVPPPDITYTLSIPESTINCGLLSALQLEAIIYACQQHEVILQNNQRAGFLIGDGAGVGKGRTVAGIILENFLMGRKKSLWFSISNDLKFDAERDLKDIDAPNIPVHALNKIKYGDTATSEGVLFATYSALIGESQAGGQHRTRIKQILDWCKPDFDGVIIFDECHKAKNATSTKMGKAVLDLQNKLPRARVVYASATGASEPKNMIYMSRLGIWGEGTPFRTFDDFLHAIEKRGVGAMEIVAMDMKVSGMYIARQLSFSGVSFRIEEIRLDGDFKLVYNKAAKLWAEALQVFMRAADELGLVSRKSLWGQFWSSHQRFFKYLCIAAKVRCLVELAQKELEAGKCIVIGLQSTGESRTREVLDENDGHLDRFVSAAEGVFQSLVMKHFPSEKQRREKAPGNKRKRKPRGRQPKVPKHTMDSGGVINISDDSSSDSDGMDTDSNSSPDSLLDNDDVIFVNHTSCQTARIEEMKQGLLNKISILGKELPLNTLDELIDKFGGPDKVSEMTGRKGRVVRRPDGSVRYESRAEQGLTIEHINIKEKDRFMSGEKLVAIISEAASSGISLQADKRVKNQRRRVHMTLELPWSADRAIQQFGRTHRSNQVTAPEYIFLISELAGERRFASIVAKRLESLGALTHGDRRATESRDLSKYNFENKYGTKALDKITKAILGHIENKVPPPKGYPAGDAMFFRDMKLGMMDVGIFCRESRFGISTEKDCSITKFLNRILGLEVHKQNYLFQYFTDNFDYLIEKDKKEGKYDMGILDLAPGNDEIYEEKQEHFLTVGNPQDGQVVLYKIIVDRGMPWDEAYNRSLKLSGPDEGFYLSQKLRGNHPCVLLAEQGRGKNLIVYKPNIGKQTHPETLDNLQHRYRKVTPEEARDSWENQFTFSFKKCSHANWNGKCKKIEEGQECLQGMRLRQYHMLCGALLRVWKRVSDVVSDITSSSILQIVRLKTKQHNKQVGIKIPENCVARVREELLLMDEEVKRRRKEREQQAVDQRLAEERMRKMEQENKHLLANLFNQTPMLNQSLAQSLAQSQKLNQNTLQATCSLSRQLQSYREAQNQSTLQQPSQNLTLLSLQRNPSQTQQRTHNSWPNSSTTTNQGPLPSTATLGSSLSQFYPQAFVSSFPQLKNPSLPLHQTTLSPNLSSKNPLDEILDLTVSSPSPSLDSTEGGLNLDSLTGHSAAFGEDFNVDSLISQNAPNAQHASQIQQPLLLQQQQQQQQQQQQHLQATQQQSHNLLANNHHQDLLALFDLPLSPQMPTQKASPSSSTSSCSSSTSSTSSVSNNLVSHIPAGLLPTSTLIATSSPSSLFSSPSSSSSLFSNSSSHFTSTYLLPQSDPLSLPNGHCSPAALDVREALNSMLQAGPDRKSVIQYLQQD from the exons GCTCAGAGAACCCAGCCGCcaccagaggaggaagaggatgctgaggaagaggagacagaggaactGGGACATGTAGACACATATGCTGAGTACAGACCTTCCAAAT cCACTATAGGAATTTCTCATCCTGACATAGTGGTGGAGACCAACACACTATCCAGTGTCCCTCCTCCTGACATCACATACACTCTGTCTATCCCTGAGTCAACTATTAACTGTGGCCTGCTGTCCGCTCTGCAGCTAGAGGCCATCATCTATGCCtgccag CAACACGAGGTTATCCTTCAGAACAACCAGAGGGCAGGCTTCCTGATCGGAGATGGGGCTGGGGTCGGAAAGGGACGCACTGTGGCAGGAATCATCCTGGAGAACTTCCTTATGGGAAGGAAGAAATCACTATG GTTCAGCATATCCAATGACCTGAAATTTGATGCAGAGAGAGATCTCAAAGACATAGATGCACCGAATATTCCTGTGCATGCCTTAAACAAG ATTAAGTATGGAGACACAGCTACCTCAGAAGGAGTCCTGTTTGCAACATACTCTGCGCTgattggagagagccaggcagGAGGGCAGCACCGGACGAGAATTAAACAGATCCTAGATTGGTGCAAGCCAGACTTTGACGGAGTT ATTATTTTTGATGAATGCCACAAAGCCAAGAATGCCACATCTACAAAGATGGGCAAGGCAGTGCTTGATCTGCAAAACAAGCTGCCACGGGCCAGAGTGGTGTATGCCAGTGCCACAG GTGCCTCTGAGCCAAAGAACATGATCTATATGAGCCGCCTGGGAATCTGGGGTGAGGGCACACCCTTCAGAACCTTTGATGACTTCCTGCACGCCATCGAGAAGAG AGGTGTCGGTGCCATGGAGATTGTTGCCATGGACATGAAAGTGAGCGGGATGTACATTGCCAGGCAGCTGAGCTTCTCAGGGGTGTCTTTCCGCATTGAAGAGATCAGACTGGACGGTGACTTCAAACTGGTCTATAACAAAGCTGCCAAACTG TGGGCGGAGGCATTGCAGGTGTTCATGCGTGCAGCTGATGAGCTGGGCCTGGTCAGCAGGAAGTCTCTGTGGGGGCAGTTCTGGTCATCTCACCAGCGCTTCTTCAAATACCTCTGTATTGCTGCCAAGGTCCGCTGCCTAGTGGAGCTGGCCCAAAAAGAGCTGGAGGCAGGAAAG TGCATCGTTATTGGGTTGCAGTCTACTGGAGAGTCCCGCACCAGAGAAGTCCTGGATGAGAATGACGGACATCTCGACAGATTTGTTTCTGCAGCAGA GGGAGTATTCCAGTCTCTTGTAATGAAACATTTCCCTTCagaaaaacagaggagagagaaagcacCGGGAAATAAGAGAAAAC GGAAGCCTAGAGGTCGCCAGCCCAAGGTACCCAAGCACACCATGGACAGCGGCGGTGTGATCAACATCAGTGATGACAGCAGTAGCGACTCCGATGGCATGGACACGGACTCCAACTCCTCGCCAGACTCCCTGCTAGACAATGATGACGTCATCTTTGTGAACCACACTAGCTGCCAGACAG CCAGGATAGAGGAGATGAAGCAGGGCCTCCTCAACAAAATATCCATACTGGGAAAAGAACTACCTCTCAATACCTTGGACGAGCTCATCGATAAGTTTGGAGGACCAGATAAAGTCTCAGAG ATGACTGGTCGTAAGGGTCGTGTGGTGCGGCGTCCTGACGGCAGCGTCCGCTATGAGTCACGGGCTGAGCAGGGTCTTACCATTGAGCACATTAACATCAAGGAGAAAGATCGCTTCATGAGTGGAGAGAAG TTGGTGGCCATCATCTCAGAGGCAGCCAGCTCTGGGATTTCACTGCAGGCGGACAAGCGAGTGAAAAACCAGAGGCGCAGGGTCCACATGACCTTGGAGCTGCCTTGGAGTGCAGACAGGGCCATTCAGCAATTTG GTCGCACACATCGGTCCAATCAGGTGACGGCCCCAGAGTACATCTTCCTCATCTCGGAGTTGGCTGGGGAGAGACGTTTTGCCTCCATTGTGGCTAAGAGACTAGAGAGCCTG GGTGCATTAACCCATGGAGACAGAAGAGCCACAGAATCCAGAGACCTGagcaagtacaattttgagaacAAG TATGGTACCAAGGCTCTAGATAAAATCACCAAAGCAATCCTTGGCCACATAGAGAACAAGGTGCCCCCTCCCAAAGGCTACCCTGCGGGTGACGCCATGTTCTTCAGAG acaTGAAACTTGGAATGATGGATGTGGGCATCTTTTGTAGGGAGTCTCGCTTTGGGATCAGTACTGAGAAAG ACTGCAGCATCACAAAGTTCTTAAATCGCATCCTGGGCCTGGAGGTCCACAAGCAGAACTATCTTTTCCAGTACTTCACTGACAACTTTGACTACCTAATCGAGAAGGATAAGAAAGAGGGCAAATACGACATGGGAATCCTAG ACCTTGCCCCGGGTAATGATGAGATCTATGAGGAGAAGCAGGAACATTTCTTGACAGTTGGAAACCCTCAAGATGGACAGGTTGTTCTCTATAAG ATCATTGTGGACAGAGGTATGCCCTGGGATGAGGCTTACAACAGGTCACTGAAGCTCAGCGGTCCTGACGAGGGATTCTACCTGTCCCAGAAG CTGCGAGGTAACCACCCATGTGTGCTGCTGGCTGAGCAAGGAAGAGGCAAAAACCTCATTGTCTACAAGCCCAACATTGGCAAGCAAACTCACCCTGAGACCCTGGACAACCTGCAGCACCGTTACCGGAAG GTGACTCCAGAGGAAGCCAGAGACAGCTGGGAGAACCAGTTCACCTTCTCCTTCAAGAAGTGTAGCCATGCCAACTG GAATGGGAAGTGTAAGAAAATTGAGGAAGGCCAGGAGTGTCTGCAGGGCATGCGCCTTCGTCAGTACCACATGTTGTGTGGTGCTCTGTTGCGTGTGTGGAAGCGCGTATCCGATGTGGTGTCTGACATCACCAGCtccagcatcctgcagattgtCCGCCTTAAAACCAAGCAACACAACAAGCAAGTCG GCATCAAGATCCCAGAGAACTGCGTGGCCCGTGTGCGTGAGGAGCTGTTGCTAATGGACgaggaggtgaagaggagaCGAAAGGAGAGGGAGCAGCAGGCTGTGGACCAGCGACTAGCTGAGGAACGCATGCGTAAAATGGAGCAGGAGAACAAACACCTCCTGGCAAATCTTTTCAACCAGACACCCATGCTTAACCAGTCCCTCGCTCAGTCTCTCGCCCAGAGTcagaaactgaaccaaaacactCTACAAGCCACTTGCAGCCTCTCTCGACAGCTACAGAGCTACAGAGAAGCTCAAAACCAGTCCACTTTACAGCAGCCCTCCCAGAACTTAACCCTGTTGTCCTTACAGAGAAATCCTAGCCAAACCCAGCAAAGGACCCATAACAGCTGGCCCAACAGTTCCACCACCACCAACCAGGGCCCTCTGCCCAGCACTGCTACCCTTGGCTCCAGTTTGTCACAGTTTTACCCCCAGgcctttgtttcctcttttccacAGCTGAAGAACCCGTCTCTTCCACTCCATCAGACCACATTGTCTCCCAACTTGTCTTCCAAGAATCCCCTGGATGAGATCTTGGACCTGACTGTGAGCTCACCATCCCCCTCCCTAGACAGCACAGAGGGCGGACTGAATCTGGACAGCCTGACAGGACACTCTGCAGCATTCGGAGAAGACTTTAATGTGGACTCTCTGATCTCTCAGAATGCACCGAATGCCCAGCACGCTTCACAAATACAGCAGCCTCTTTtgctacaacagcagcagcagcagcagcagcagcagcagcaacatctgCAGGCAACACAGCAGCAGAGCCACAACCTGCTGGCCAATAACCACCACCAAGACTTATTAGCTTTATTTGACTTGCCCCTGTCTCCCCAGATGCCCACGCAGAAAGCCAGCCCTTCATCCTCTACCTCCTCTTGCTCTTCCTCCACGTCCTCCACCTCTTCTGTGTCAAACAACCTGGTTTCTCACATCCCCGCCGGCCTCCTGCCCACATCCACCCTCATCGCGACATCGtccccctcttctctcttctccagcccgtcctcatcctcctctctgttttccaACTCTTCCTCTCACTTCACTTCCACATATCTCCTCCCCCAGTCAGACCCTCTTTCCTTACCCAACGGCCACTGCAGCCCCGCCGCTCTTGACGTCCGCGAGGCTCTGAACAGCATGCTACAGGCCGGACCGGACCGCAAGTCTGTCATTCAGTACCTGCAACAAGACTAA
- the si:ch73-63e15.2 gene encoding protein strawberry notch homolog 2 isoform X3, with translation MFVCILSPHTAAFGPMSLMQFWTKLYSQLGRPLPKDLSCIDDLSTNSLFSSPPDSLSEYADAQPFISPDKLDTVPTLWDVNTSTTTTPAQSQLELNGTGRFHGLASLDDITAIISTPPLGGFQAQRTQPPPEEEEDAEEEETEELGHVDTYAEYRPSKSTIGISHPDIVVETNTLSSVPPPDITYTLSIPESTINCGLLSALQLEAIIYACQQHEVILQNNQRAGFLIGDGAGVGKGRTVAGIILENFLMGRKKSLWFSISNDLKFDAERDLKDIDAPNIPVHALNKIKYGDTATSEGVLFATYSALIGESQAGGQHRTRIKQILDWCKPDFDGVIIFDECHKAKNATSTKMGKAVLDLQNKLPRARVVYASATGASEPKNMIYMSRLGIWGEGTPFRTFDDFLHAIEKRGVGAMEIVAMDMKVSGMYIARQLSFSGVSFRIEEIRLDGDFKLVYNKAAKLWAEALQVFMRAADELGLVSRKSLWGQFWSSHQRFFKYLCIAAKVRCLVELAQKELEAGKCIVIGLQSTGESRTREVLDENDGHLDRFVSAAEGVFQSLVMKHFPSEKQRREKAPGNKRKRKPRGRQPKVPKHTMDSGGVINISDDSSSDSDGMDTDSNSSPDSLLDNDDVIFVNHTSCQTARIEEMKQGLLNKISILGKELPLNTLDELIDKFGGPDKVSEMTGRKGRVVRRPDGSVRYESRAEQGLTIEHINIKEKDRFMSGEKLVAIISEAASSGISLQADKRVKNQRRRVHMTLELPWSADRAIQQFGRTHRSNQVTAPEYIFLISELAGERRFASIVAKRLESLGALTHGDRRATESRDLSKYNFENKYGTKALDKITKAILGHIENKVPPPKGYPAGDAMFFRDMKLGMMDVGIFCRESRFGISTEKDCSITKFLNRILGLEVHKQNYLFQYFTDNFDYLIEKDKKEGKYDMGILDLAPGNDEIYEEKQEHFLTVGNPQDGQVVLYKIIVDRGMPWDEAYNRSLKLSGPDEGFYLSQKLRGNHPCVLLAEQGRGKNLIVYKPNIGKQTHPETLDNLQHRYRKVTPEEARDSWENQFTFSFKKCSHANWNGKCKKIEEGQECLQGMRLRQYHMLCGALLRVWKRVSDVVSDITSSSILQIVRLKTKQHNKQVGIKIPENCVARVREELLLMDEEVKRRRKEREQQAVDQRLAEERMRKMEQENKHLLANLFNQTPMLNQSLAQSLAQSQKLNQNTLQATCSLSRQLQSYREAQNQSTLQQPSQNLTLLSLQRNPSQTQQRTHNSWPNSSTTTNQGPLPSTATLGSSLSQFYPQAFVSSFPQLKNPSLPLHQTTLSPNLSSKNPLDEILDLTVSSPSPSLDSTEGGLNLDSLTGHSAAFGEDFNVDSLISQNAPNAQHASQIQQPLLLQQQQQQQQQQQQHLQATQQQSHNLLANNHHQDLLALFDLPLSPQMPTQKASPSSSTSSCSSSTSSTSSVSNNLVSHIPAGLLPTSTLIATSSPSSLFSSPSSSSSLFSNSSSHFTSTYLLPQSDPLSLPNGHCSPAALDVREALNSMLQAGPDRKSVIQYLQQD, from the exons GCTCAGAGAACCCAGCCGCcaccagaggaggaagaggatgctgaggaagaggagacagaggaactGGGACATGTAGACACATATGCTGAGTACAGACCTTCCAAAT cCACTATAGGAATTTCTCATCCTGACATAGTGGTGGAGACCAACACACTATCCAGTGTCCCTCCTCCTGACATCACATACACTCTGTCTATCCCTGAGTCAACTATTAACTGTGGCCTGCTGTCCGCTCTGCAGCTAGAGGCCATCATCTATGCCtgccag CAACACGAGGTTATCCTTCAGAACAACCAGAGGGCAGGCTTCCTGATCGGAGATGGGGCTGGGGTCGGAAAGGGACGCACTGTGGCAGGAATCATCCTGGAGAACTTCCTTATGGGAAGGAAGAAATCACTATG GTTCAGCATATCCAATGACCTGAAATTTGATGCAGAGAGAGATCTCAAAGACATAGATGCACCGAATATTCCTGTGCATGCCTTAAACAAG ATTAAGTATGGAGACACAGCTACCTCAGAAGGAGTCCTGTTTGCAACATACTCTGCGCTgattggagagagccaggcagGAGGGCAGCACCGGACGAGAATTAAACAGATCCTAGATTGGTGCAAGCCAGACTTTGACGGAGTT ATTATTTTTGATGAATGCCACAAAGCCAAGAATGCCACATCTACAAAGATGGGCAAGGCAGTGCTTGATCTGCAAAACAAGCTGCCACGGGCCAGAGTGGTGTATGCCAGTGCCACAG GTGCCTCTGAGCCAAAGAACATGATCTATATGAGCCGCCTGGGAATCTGGGGTGAGGGCACACCCTTCAGAACCTTTGATGACTTCCTGCACGCCATCGAGAAGAG AGGTGTCGGTGCCATGGAGATTGTTGCCATGGACATGAAAGTGAGCGGGATGTACATTGCCAGGCAGCTGAGCTTCTCAGGGGTGTCTTTCCGCATTGAAGAGATCAGACTGGACGGTGACTTCAAACTGGTCTATAACAAAGCTGCCAAACTG TGGGCGGAGGCATTGCAGGTGTTCATGCGTGCAGCTGATGAGCTGGGCCTGGTCAGCAGGAAGTCTCTGTGGGGGCAGTTCTGGTCATCTCACCAGCGCTTCTTCAAATACCTCTGTATTGCTGCCAAGGTCCGCTGCCTAGTGGAGCTGGCCCAAAAAGAGCTGGAGGCAGGAAAG TGCATCGTTATTGGGTTGCAGTCTACTGGAGAGTCCCGCACCAGAGAAGTCCTGGATGAGAATGACGGACATCTCGACAGATTTGTTTCTGCAGCAGA GGGAGTATTCCAGTCTCTTGTAATGAAACATTTCCCTTCagaaaaacagaggagagagaaagcacCGGGAAATAAGAGAAAAC GGAAGCCTAGAGGTCGCCAGCCCAAGGTACCCAAGCACACCATGGACAGCGGCGGTGTGATCAACATCAGTGATGACAGCAGTAGCGACTCCGATGGCATGGACACGGACTCCAACTCCTCGCCAGACTCCCTGCTAGACAATGATGACGTCATCTTTGTGAACCACACTAGCTGCCAGACAG CCAGGATAGAGGAGATGAAGCAGGGCCTCCTCAACAAAATATCCATACTGGGAAAAGAACTACCTCTCAATACCTTGGACGAGCTCATCGATAAGTTTGGAGGACCAGATAAAGTCTCAGAG ATGACTGGTCGTAAGGGTCGTGTGGTGCGGCGTCCTGACGGCAGCGTCCGCTATGAGTCACGGGCTGAGCAGGGTCTTACCATTGAGCACATTAACATCAAGGAGAAAGATCGCTTCATGAGTGGAGAGAAG TTGGTGGCCATCATCTCAGAGGCAGCCAGCTCTGGGATTTCACTGCAGGCGGACAAGCGAGTGAAAAACCAGAGGCGCAGGGTCCACATGACCTTGGAGCTGCCTTGGAGTGCAGACAGGGCCATTCAGCAATTTG GTCGCACACATCGGTCCAATCAGGTGACGGCCCCAGAGTACATCTTCCTCATCTCGGAGTTGGCTGGGGAGAGACGTTTTGCCTCCATTGTGGCTAAGAGACTAGAGAGCCTG GGTGCATTAACCCATGGAGACAGAAGAGCCACAGAATCCAGAGACCTGagcaagtacaattttgagaacAAG TATGGTACCAAGGCTCTAGATAAAATCACCAAAGCAATCCTTGGCCACATAGAGAACAAGGTGCCCCCTCCCAAAGGCTACCCTGCGGGTGACGCCATGTTCTTCAGAG acaTGAAACTTGGAATGATGGATGTGGGCATCTTTTGTAGGGAGTCTCGCTTTGGGATCAGTACTGAGAAAG ACTGCAGCATCACAAAGTTCTTAAATCGCATCCTGGGCCTGGAGGTCCACAAGCAGAACTATCTTTTCCAGTACTTCACTGACAACTTTGACTACCTAATCGAGAAGGATAAGAAAGAGGGCAAATACGACATGGGAATCCTAG ACCTTGCCCCGGGTAATGATGAGATCTATGAGGAGAAGCAGGAACATTTCTTGACAGTTGGAAACCCTCAAGATGGACAGGTTGTTCTCTATAAG ATCATTGTGGACAGAGGTATGCCCTGGGATGAGGCTTACAACAGGTCACTGAAGCTCAGCGGTCCTGACGAGGGATTCTACCTGTCCCAGAAG CTGCGAGGTAACCACCCATGTGTGCTGCTGGCTGAGCAAGGAAGAGGCAAAAACCTCATTGTCTACAAGCCCAACATTGGCAAGCAAACTCACCCTGAGACCCTGGACAACCTGCAGCACCGTTACCGGAAG GTGACTCCAGAGGAAGCCAGAGACAGCTGGGAGAACCAGTTCACCTTCTCCTTCAAGAAGTGTAGCCATGCCAACTG GAATGGGAAGTGTAAGAAAATTGAGGAAGGCCAGGAGTGTCTGCAGGGCATGCGCCTTCGTCAGTACCACATGTTGTGTGGTGCTCTGTTGCGTGTGTGGAAGCGCGTATCCGATGTGGTGTCTGACATCACCAGCtccagcatcctgcagattgtCCGCCTTAAAACCAAGCAACACAACAAGCAAGTCG GCATCAAGATCCCAGAGAACTGCGTGGCCCGTGTGCGTGAGGAGCTGTTGCTAATGGACgaggaggtgaagaggagaCGAAAGGAGAGGGAGCAGCAGGCTGTGGACCAGCGACTAGCTGAGGAACGCATGCGTAAAATGGAGCAGGAGAACAAACACCTCCTGGCAAATCTTTTCAACCAGACACCCATGCTTAACCAGTCCCTCGCTCAGTCTCTCGCCCAGAGTcagaaactgaaccaaaacactCTACAAGCCACTTGCAGCCTCTCTCGACAGCTACAGAGCTACAGAGAAGCTCAAAACCAGTCCACTTTACAGCAGCCCTCCCAGAACTTAACCCTGTTGTCCTTACAGAGAAATCCTAGCCAAACCCAGCAAAGGACCCATAACAGCTGGCCCAACAGTTCCACCACCACCAACCAGGGCCCTCTGCCCAGCACTGCTACCCTTGGCTCCAGTTTGTCACAGTTTTACCCCCAGgcctttgtttcctcttttccacAGCTGAAGAACCCGTCTCTTCCACTCCATCAGACCACATTGTCTCCCAACTTGTCTTCCAAGAATCCCCTGGATGAGATCTTGGACCTGACTGTGAGCTCACCATCCCCCTCCCTAGACAGCACAGAGGGCGGACTGAATCTGGACAGCCTGACAGGACACTCTGCAGCATTCGGAGAAGACTTTAATGTGGACTCTCTGATCTCTCAGAATGCACCGAATGCCCAGCACGCTTCACAAATACAGCAGCCTCTTTtgctacaacagcagcagcagcagcagcagcagcagcagcaacatctgCAGGCAACACAGCAGCAGAGCCACAACCTGCTGGCCAATAACCACCACCAAGACTTATTAGCTTTATTTGACTTGCCCCTGTCTCCCCAGATGCCCACGCAGAAAGCCAGCCCTTCATCCTCTACCTCCTCTTGCTCTTCCTCCACGTCCTCCACCTCTTCTGTGTCAAACAACCTGGTTTCTCACATCCCCGCCGGCCTCCTGCCCACATCCACCCTCATCGCGACATCGtccccctcttctctcttctccagcccgtcctcatcctcctctctgttttccaACTCTTCCTCTCACTTCACTTCCACATATCTCCTCCCCCAGTCAGACCCTCTTTCCTTACCCAACGGCCACTGCAGCCCCGCCGCTCTTGACGTCCGCGAGGCTCTGAACAGCATGCTACAGGCCGGACCGGACCGCAAGTCTGTCATTCAGTACCTGCAACAAGACTAA